A stretch of the Vigna radiata var. radiata cultivar VC1973A chromosome 7, Vradiata_ver6, whole genome shotgun sequence genome encodes the following:
- the LOC106765594 gene encoding zinc-finger homeodomain protein 4-like, protein MELSSQEGEIPIPINSTTYGGGHGNGHGHGLMIHHDPPHHNHNHIISSTAPTNGTPTMHQEDHGYKKVVRYRECLKNHAAAMGGNATDGCGEFMPSGEEGTIEALNCSACHCHRNFHRKEVEGEPSSCDYHPFNRRRLILGPHKNLLPPEALGYPTGNILPSRSVPPHQMIMPYSIGHLPSESDEQEDGGGMVQPRSSQLVKKRFRTKFTQEQKEKMLNFAERVGWKIQKQEESVVQQFCQEIGVKRRVLKVWMHNNKHNLAKKNPPTAEA, encoded by the coding sequence ATGGAACTTTCGAGTCAAGAAGGAGAAATCCCAATCCCAATAAACAGCACTACGTATGGTGGGGGACACGGTAATGGACACGGTCATGGTCTCATGATTCACCATGACCCTCCacaccacaaccacaaccacaTTATCTCCTCCACCGCGCCTACGAACGGCACACCCACTATGCATCAGGAGGATCATGGGTACAAGAAAGTGGTGCGGTACAGAGAATGCCTGAAGAACCATGCAGCGGCCATGGGAGGGAATGCCACTGATGGGTGCGGCGAGTTCATGCCGAGTGGAGAAGAGGGCACCATAGAGGCACTGAACTGTTCGGCCTGCCATTGCCACAGAAACTTCCACAGAAAGGAAGTGGAGGGTGAGCCGTCTTCATGTGACTACCACCCCTTCAACAGAAGAAGACTCATTCTGGGCCCTCACAAGAACCTCCTCCCTCCCGAGGCTCTTGGCTACCCTACAGGTAACATCCTTCCTTCTAGAAGCGTCCCACCACACCAGATGATAATGCCCTACAGCATTGGTCACCTCCCTTCAGAGTCTGATGAACAAGAAGACGGTGGAGGAATGGTGCAGCCTAGATCCTCCCAGCTAGTGAAGAAAAGGTTCAGGACAAAGTTCACCCAGGAGCAGAAGGAGAAAATGCTCAACTTTGCTGAGAGGGTTGGATGGAAAATCCAGAAACAAGAAGAGTCCGTGGTGCAACAGTTCTGCCAAGAGATTGGGGTCAAGCGAA